A single Rubrivivax gelatinosus IL144 DNA region contains:
- a CDS encoding ABC transporter permease, whose translation MMNRRLVAWLQAAPLAAVFAIFFLIPLVLIVTVSFWQATDYELIPAFTPQAYLDLFSGCGGGADDLCVTLSTYGSTLKFALLTWAITGVVGFTVAYFLAFHVRSTLVQTVLFIVCTVPFWTSNVIRMISWIPLLGRNGLVNDALLGLGLVKQPVEWLLYSDFSVVLAFVHLYTMFMIVPIFNSMMRIDRSLIEAARDGGASPWQTVRHVVLPLSRTGILIGSIFVVALVMGDFVTVGVMGGQQIASVGKTIQVQASYLQFPAAAANAVVLLAVVLMMIVALMRLVDLRKEL comes from the coding sequence ATGATGAACCGACGCCTCGTCGCCTGGCTTCAAGCCGCGCCGCTGGCGGCGGTGTTCGCCATCTTCTTTCTCATCCCGCTGGTGCTGATCGTCACCGTCAGCTTCTGGCAGGCGACCGACTACGAGCTGATCCCGGCGTTCACGCCGCAGGCCTACCTGGACCTGTTCTCCGGCTGCGGCGGCGGCGCGGACGACCTGTGCGTCACGCTGAGCACCTATGGCTCGACGCTGAAGTTCGCGCTGCTGACCTGGGCCATCACCGGCGTCGTCGGCTTCACGGTCGCCTATTTCCTCGCCTTCCACGTGCGCTCGACGCTGGTGCAGACGGTGCTCTTCATCGTCTGCACCGTGCCGTTCTGGACCAGCAACGTGATCCGCATGATCTCGTGGATCCCGCTGCTGGGCCGCAACGGCCTGGTCAACGACGCGCTGCTCGGCCTGGGCCTGGTGAAGCAGCCGGTCGAGTGGCTGCTGTACTCCGACTTCTCGGTCGTGCTGGCCTTCGTGCACCTGTACACGATGTTCATGATCGTGCCGATCTTCAACTCGATGATGCGCATCGACCGCTCGCTGATCGAGGCCGCACGCGACGGCGGCGCCAGCCCCTGGCAGACCGTGCGCCACGTCGTGCTGCCGCTCAGCCGCACCGGCATCCTGATCGGCTCGATCTTCGTTGTCGCGCTGGTGATGGGCGACTTCGTCACCGTCGGCGTGATGGGCGGCCAGCAGATCGCCTCGGTCGGCAAGACGATCCAGGTGCAGGCCAGCTACCTGCAGTTCCCGGCCGCGGCGGCCAATGCCGTCGTGCTGCTGGCGGTGGTGCTGATGATGATCGTCGCGCTGATGCGCCTCGTCGACCTGCGCAAGGAGCTCTAG
- a CDS encoding GntR family transcriptional regulator, giving the protein MKTATAPATATQRVYDTIHAAIVEHRLAPGTRLREVELAEGFGVSRTVVRQALHRLGQDQVVELEHNRGARVPQPTREQAAQVFDARRVVECELARRLAGKLSAEQRAELDALVRQEAEAEARGDAPAAIRLSGEFHRALARFAGNPVFVRLLDELLPTTSLLIALYQGGTDRSCAAHTHTGLLTALAGVGNGAAGEMRRHLSEIERSLSVGEAVAPTPLRDLFAPYRET; this is encoded by the coding sequence ATGAAGACCGCCACCGCTCCCGCCACCGCGACGCAGCGCGTCTACGACACGATCCACGCCGCGATCGTCGAGCACCGGCTGGCGCCGGGCACCAGGCTGCGCGAAGTGGAGCTGGCCGAAGGTTTCGGCGTCTCGCGCACCGTCGTGCGCCAGGCGCTGCACCGGCTGGGCCAGGACCAGGTCGTCGAGTTGGAGCACAACCGCGGCGCGCGCGTGCCGCAGCCCACGCGCGAGCAGGCGGCCCAGGTCTTCGACGCACGGCGCGTCGTCGAGTGCGAGCTCGCGCGGCGGCTGGCCGGCAAGCTCAGCGCCGAGCAGCGTGCCGAACTCGACGCGCTGGTGCGCCAGGAGGCCGAGGCCGAGGCGCGCGGCGACGCACCGGCGGCGATCCGGCTGTCGGGCGAGTTCCACCGCGCGCTGGCGCGTTTCGCCGGCAACCCGGTCTTCGTGCGCCTGCTCGACGAACTGCTGCCGACGACTTCGCTGCTGATCGCGCTGTACCAGGGCGGCACCGACCGCAGCTGTGCCGCGCACACCCACACCGGGCTGCTGACGGCGCTGGCCGGCGTCGGCAACGGCGCCGCCGGCGAGATGCGCCGCCACCTCTCGGAGATCGAACGTTCGCTCAGCGTCGGCGAGGCGGTCGCACCGACGCCGCTGCGCGACCTGTTCGCGCCCTATCGCGAGACCTGA
- a CDS encoding aspartate/glutamate racemase family protein produces MRLLLLNPNTSAAMTAAIGAAAREVAAPGTEIVARQPSFGPASIEGHFDDAFGAAGVAEQARLAAGEGFDATVVACFGDPGVDAAREVMAGPVLGVAEAAFHAAAMLATGFSVVTTMTRTCVIAERLVQRYGFERVCRGIHGTDIPVLDLEAAGEALVDTLEAAARRALAADRSEAVVLGCAGMAGLAGTLQARLGVPVVDGVAAAVKFAEALAALGLKTPKTGDYASPRSKPWAGWAAGFGA; encoded by the coding sequence ATGAGACTGCTGCTGCTGAACCCCAACACCTCGGCCGCGATGACCGCGGCGATCGGCGCCGCGGCGCGCGAGGTTGCCGCGCCCGGCACCGAGATCGTCGCGCGCCAGCCGAGCTTCGGCCCGGCGTCGATCGAAGGCCATTTCGACGACGCCTTCGGCGCCGCCGGCGTCGCCGAGCAGGCGCGGCTGGCGGCCGGCGAAGGTTTCGACGCCACCGTCGTCGCCTGCTTCGGCGACCCGGGTGTCGACGCCGCACGCGAGGTGATGGCCGGCCCGGTGCTGGGCGTCGCCGAAGCCGCCTTCCACGCCGCGGCGATGCTGGCCACCGGCTTCTCGGTCGTGACGACGATGACCCGCACCTGCGTCATCGCCGAGCGCCTGGTGCAGCGCTACGGCTTCGAACGCGTCTGCCGCGGCATCCACGGCACCGACATCCCGGTGCTGGACCTGGAGGCGGCCGGCGAGGCCTTGGTCGACACGCTGGAAGCCGCGGCGCGGCGTGCGCTGGCCGCCGACCGCAGCGAGGCCGTCGTGCTCGGCTGCGCCGGCATGGCCGGGCTGGCGGGCACGCTGCAGGCGCGGCTGGGCGTGCCGGTCGTCGACGGCGTCGCCGCCGCGGTCAAGTTCGCCGAGGCGCTGGCGGCGCTGGGGCTGAAGACGCCGAAGACCGGCGACTACGCGTCGCCGCGGTCCAAGCCCTGGGCCGGCTGGGCGGCGGGTTTCGGCGCGTAG
- a CDS encoding ABC transporter ATP-binding protein, protein MSTRTDLELAALAKHYGDAVAVAGIELKIAGGSYCCLLGPSGCGKTSTLRMIAGHETPTSGHVIVAGREVTHLSPAERGTAMMFQSYALFPHLTVLDNVAFSARMKGVARAEREARARELLELVAMTPYAARLPAALSGGQQQRVALARALMMRPRVLLLDEPLSALDPFLRLKMRAELKRWHQELGMSFVHVTHSQEEAMALADLVVVMNHGRIEQAGSAREVFERPRTEFVARFIGAHNVIETPAGKVAVRSDRMRLTADGEGLPVTVRAIEYQGAQVQVHVQALGDIADAADAADDEAPVHTWTAALSDADFHARPFEPGQRLAMRWPEAEAHPLEA, encoded by the coding sequence ATGAGCACCCGCACCGACCTGGAACTCGCAGCGCTCGCCAAGCACTACGGCGACGCGGTCGCCGTGGCCGGCATCGAGCTGAAGATCGCCGGCGGCAGCTACTGCTGCCTGCTCGGGCCCTCGGGCTGCGGCAAGACCTCGACGCTGCGCATGATCGCCGGCCACGAGACGCCGACCTCGGGCCACGTCATCGTCGCCGGGCGCGAGGTGACGCACCTGTCGCCGGCCGAACGCGGCACGGCGATGATGTTCCAGAGCTACGCGCTGTTCCCGCATCTGACGGTACTGGACAACGTCGCCTTCAGCGCCCGCATGAAGGGCGTCGCGCGAGCCGAACGCGAGGCGAGGGCGCGCGAGCTGCTGGAGCTGGTGGCGATGACGCCTTACGCGGCACGCCTGCCGGCGGCGCTGTCGGGCGGCCAGCAGCAGCGTGTGGCGCTGGCGCGCGCGCTGATGATGCGCCCGCGTGTGCTGCTGCTCGACGAGCCGCTGTCGGCGCTGGACCCCTTCCTGCGCCTGAAGATGCGCGCCGAACTCAAGCGCTGGCACCAGGAACTGGGCATGAGCTTCGTGCACGTCACGCACTCGCAGGAAGAGGCGATGGCGCTGGCCGACCTGGTCGTCGTGATGAACCACGGCCGTATCGAGCAGGCCGGCAGCGCACGCGAGGTCTTCGAGCGCCCGCGCACCGAGTTCGTCGCCCGCTTCATCGGTGCGCACAACGTCATCGAGACGCCGGCCGGCAAGGTGGCTGTGCGCAGCGACCGCATGCGCCTGACGGCCGACGGCGAGGGCCTGCCCGTCACGGTGCGGGCGATCGAGTACCAGGGCGCGCAGGTGCAGGTGCACGTGCAGGCCCTGGGCGACATCGCCGACGCCGCAGATGCCGCCGACGACGAGGCGCCGGTCCACACCTGGACCGCGGCGCTGTCCGATGCCGATTTCCACGCGCGCCCGTTCGAGCCCGGGCAGCGACTGGCCATGCGCTGGCCCGAAGCCGAAGCGCACCCGCTCGAAGCCTGA
- the glyQ gene encoding glycine--tRNA ligase subunit alpha, giving the protein MLTFQQIILKLQSYWDAQGCALLQPYDMEVGAGTSHTATFLRSIGPEPWKAAYVQPSRRPKDGRYGENPNRLQHYYQYQVVLKPAPANILDLYLGSLEALGFDLKSNDVRFVEDDWENPTLGCWGLGWEVWLNGMEVTQFTYFQQVGGIDCKPITGEITYGLERLAMYLQGVDNVYDLQWTDTLKYGDVYHQNEVEQSTYNFEHSDVEFLLSAFSAHEKQSKYLMEQQLALPAYEQLLKAAHTFNLLDARGAISVTERAAYIGRIRNLARAVAQSYLDSRARLGFPLAPREWADEVAAQLAKKAA; this is encoded by the coding sequence ATGCTCACCTTCCAGCAGATCATCCTCAAGCTGCAGTCCTACTGGGACGCCCAGGGCTGTGCCCTGCTGCAGCCTTACGACATGGAAGTCGGCGCCGGCACCAGCCACACCGCGACCTTCCTGCGTTCGATCGGCCCGGAACCCTGGAAGGCGGCCTACGTGCAGCCCAGCCGCCGCCCCAAGGACGGCCGCTACGGCGAGAACCCGAACCGCCTGCAGCACTACTATCAATATCAGGTGGTGCTCAAGCCCGCGCCGGCCAACATCCTCGACCTCTACCTCGGTTCGCTCGAAGCGCTGGGCTTCGACCTGAAGTCCAACGACGTGCGTTTCGTCGAGGACGACTGGGAGAACCCGACGCTGGGCTGCTGGGGCCTGGGCTGGGAGGTCTGGCTGAACGGCATGGAGGTGACCCAGTTCACCTACTTCCAGCAGGTCGGCGGCATCGACTGCAAGCCGATCACCGGCGAGATCACCTACGGTCTGGAGCGCCTGGCGATGTACCTGCAGGGCGTGGACAACGTCTACGACCTGCAGTGGACCGACACGCTGAAGTACGGCGACGTCTACCACCAGAACGAGGTCGAGCAGAGCACCTACAACTTCGAGCACAGCGACGTCGAGTTCCTGCTTTCGGCCTTCTCGGCGCACGAGAAGCAGTCGAAGTACCTGATGGAGCAGCAGCTCGCGCTTCCGGCCTACGAACAGCTGCTGAAGGCCGCGCACACCTTCAACCTGCTCGACGCGCGCGGCGCGATCAGCGTCACCGAACGTGCCGCCTACATCGGCCGCATCCGCAACCTGGCGCGCGCCGTCGCCCAGAGCTACCTCGACAGCCGCGCCCGCCTGGGCTTCCCGCTCGCGCCGCGCGAGTGGGCCGACGAAGTCGCCGCGCAGCTCGCGAAGAAGGCGGCCTGA
- the glyS gene encoding glycine--tRNA ligase subunit beta, translating to MNDKKNLLVELFVEELPPKALKKLGEAFAAVLADGLRAQQLAAADAAVTAYASPRRQAVHVAGVASKAPDQAVSTKLMPVAVALAADGSASPALLKKLAALGHGAEVVAQLKRQGEGKNEALYLDSVQPGATLAEGLQKALADAVAKLPIPKVMKYQLADGWTSVDFVRPAHGLIALHGADIVPVGVLGLQAGRTTHGHRFEAATPTVEIRDADSYAAQLREEGAVIASFAERRAEIVRQLNEAAAKEGLKPIDDDALLDEVTALVERPNVLLARFEPEFLAVPQECLILTMKANQKYFPLLDGQGRLTERFLVVSNIRPADASRVVGGNERVVRPRLADAKFFFDQDRKKTLESRIPALAKVVYHGKLGSQGERVERVRTIARHIGEQLGGAELAALADRAALLAKADLLTDMVGEFPELQGVMGGYYARHDGETEAVALAVEDQYRPRFAGDALPRTDAGLAGITVALADKLETLAGLFGIGQLPTGDKDPFALRRHALGVIRMLVEKALPLSVPALVSAAFAAFPAGHGQAQAEVLRFLDERLIGWLREQGYSAHEVDAVVALRAERWAELPQRLAAVRAFAALPEAPALAAANKRVGNILKKSDEAAGGAVEPARLVEPAEAALFDALGRVAPQADEAFARADYTASLQALAALKAPVDAFFDAVMVNAEDPALRRNRLALLATLHAAMNRVADLSRLAT from the coding sequence ATGAACGACAAGAAGAACCTGCTCGTCGAACTTTTCGTCGAGGAACTGCCGCCCAAGGCGCTGAAGAAGCTGGGCGAGGCTTTCGCCGCCGTGCTGGCCGACGGCCTGCGCGCCCAGCAGCTGGCCGCGGCCGACGCCGCCGTCACCGCCTACGCTTCGCCGCGCCGGCAGGCGGTGCATGTCGCCGGCGTCGCCTCCAAGGCGCCCGACCAGGCCGTCAGCACCAAGCTGATGCCGGTGGCCGTGGCGCTGGCCGCCGACGGCAGCGCCTCGCCGGCGCTGCTGAAGAAACTGGCCGCGCTGGGCCACGGCGCCGAGGTCGTGGCGCAGCTCAAGCGCCAGGGCGAAGGCAAGAACGAGGCGCTGTACCTGGACAGCGTGCAGCCCGGCGCGACGCTGGCCGAGGGCCTGCAGAAGGCGCTGGCCGACGCCGTCGCCAAGCTGCCGATTCCCAAGGTGATGAAGTACCAGCTCGCCGACGGCTGGACCAGCGTCGACTTCGTGCGCCCGGCGCACGGCCTGATCGCGCTGCACGGCGCCGACATCGTGCCGGTCGGCGTGCTCGGCCTGCAGGCCGGCCGCACGACGCACGGCCACCGTTTCGAGGCGGCGACGCCGACCGTCGAGATCCGCGACGCCGACAGCTACGCCGCGCAGCTGCGCGAAGAAGGCGCCGTCATCGCCAGCTTCGCCGAGCGCCGCGCCGAGATCGTGCGCCAGCTGAACGAGGCCGCCGCGAAGGAAGGCCTGAAGCCGATCGACGACGACGCGCTGCTCGACGAGGTGACGGCGCTGGTCGAACGCCCGAACGTGCTGCTGGCGCGTTTCGAGCCCGAGTTCCTGGCCGTGCCGCAGGAGTGCCTGATCCTGACGATGAAGGCCAACCAGAAGTACTTCCCGCTGCTCGACGGCCAGGGCCGGCTGACCGAACGTTTCCTCGTCGTCAGCAACATCCGCCCGGCCGACGCCAGCCGCGTCGTCGGCGGCAACGAGCGTGTCGTGCGCCCGCGCCTGGCCGACGCCAAGTTCTTCTTCGACCAGGACCGCAAGAAGACGCTGGAATCGCGCATCCCGGCGCTGGCCAAGGTGGTCTACCACGGCAAGCTGGGTAGCCAGGGCGAACGTGTCGAGCGTGTGCGCACGATCGCGCGCCACATCGGCGAGCAGCTCGGCGGTGCCGAACTGGCCGCGCTGGCCGACCGCGCCGCGCTGCTGGCCAAGGCCGACCTGCTGACCGACATGGTCGGCGAGTTCCCCGAGCTGCAGGGTGTGATGGGCGGCTACTACGCGCGCCACGACGGCGAGACCGAAGCCGTCGCGCTGGCCGTCGAGGACCAGTACCGGCCGCGTTTCGCCGGCGACGCGCTGCCGCGCACCGACGCCGGCCTGGCCGGCATCACGGTCGCGCTGGCCGACAAGCTGGAGACGCTGGCCGGCCTGTTCGGCATCGGCCAGCTGCCCACCGGCGACAAGGACCCGTTCGCGCTGCGCCGCCACGCGCTGGGCGTGATCCGCATGCTGGTCGAGAAGGCGCTGCCGCTGTCGGTGCCGGCGCTGGTCTCGGCGGCCTTCGCCGCCTTCCCGGCCGGTCACGGCCAGGCCCAGGCCGAGGTGCTGCGTTTCCTCGACGAGCGCCTGATCGGCTGGCTGCGCGAGCAGGGCTACAGCGCGCACGAGGTCGACGCCGTCGTCGCCTTGCGCGCCGAACGCTGGGCCGAACTGCCGCAGCGCCTGGCGGCGGTGCGGGCGTTTGCCGCGCTGCCCGAGGCGCCGGCGCTGGCCGCGGCCAACAAGCGGGTCGGCAACATCCTGAAGAAGAGCGACGAGGCCGCCGGCGGCGCCGTCGAACCGGCACGCCTGGTCGAGCCGGCCGAAGCGGCGCTGTTCGACGCGCTGGGCCGTGTCGCGCCGCAAGCCGACGAAGCCTTCGCCCGCGCCGACTACACCGCCTCGCTGCAGGCGCTGGCGGCGCTGAAGGCGCCGGTCGACGCCTTCTTCGACGCCGTGATGGTCAACGCCGAGGACCCGGCGCTGCGCCGCAACCGCCTCGCGCTGCTGGCCACGCTGCACGCCGCGATGAACCGCGTCGCCGACCTCTCGCGGTTGGCGACATGA
- the gmhB gene encoding D-glycero-beta-D-manno-heptose 1,7-bisphosphate 7-phosphatase, producing the protein MPAPSLKLVILGRDGILNEYREDHVKGPEEWVPIKGSLEAVARLNHAGWHVVLATNQAGIGRGMIDMVSVNAVHAHMQRQLAALGGRFDAVFFCPHTPEEQCDCRKPLPGMLLDVGRRYGVDLKSVPMAGDTVRDLVAARAAGCEPHLILSGRAAALDDEQLHHTLHQVPGARAHASLSAFADYVLQRDRSQPQEAAAGDRS; encoded by the coding sequence ATGCCCGCGCCGTCGCTCAAGCTCGTGATCCTGGGCCGCGACGGCATCCTCAACGAGTACCGCGAGGATCACGTCAAGGGGCCCGAGGAATGGGTCCCGATCAAGGGCTCGCTGGAGGCCGTCGCGCGGCTGAACCACGCCGGCTGGCACGTCGTGCTGGCGACCAACCAGGCCGGCATCGGCCGCGGCATGATCGACATGGTCTCGGTCAACGCCGTGCACGCGCACATGCAGCGCCAGCTCGCGGCGCTGGGCGGGCGTTTCGACGCGGTGTTCTTCTGTCCGCACACGCCCGAGGAGCAGTGCGACTGCCGCAAGCCGCTGCCGGGCATGCTGCTGGACGTCGGCCGGCGCTACGGCGTCGACCTGAAGAGCGTGCCGATGGCCGGCGACACGGTGCGTGACCTTGTCGCCGCGCGCGCCGCCGGCTGCGAGCCGCACCTGATCCTCTCCGGCCGCGCCGCCGCGCTCGACGACGAGCAGCTGCACCACACGCTGCACCAGGTGCCGGGCGCACGCGCCCACGCCAGTCTCTCGGCTTTCGCCGACTACGTGCTGCAGCGCGACCGCAGCCAGCCGCAGGAGGCCGCCGCGGGAGACCGCAGCTGA
- a CDS encoding ABC transporter substrate-binding protein: MSDQQRAAGTSRRQILKMAGAAGVGLAGFPYVHAQEKITLRYLGTAVNQDRRIAEKFEADTGIKIQYIAVTTDDVTKRAVTAPNSFDLIDTEYFSLKKILPTGNLLGIDTKRIKNADKITTLFTKGEVGGKKVGDQGTAPKKVMYLDKPDAKTFSAAPTQYMTLIPTVYNADTLGIRPDLIKRPIESWKELLNPEFKGKAAILNIPSIGIMDAAMVVEAMGLYKYPDKGNMTKKEIDLTIKTLIEAKRAGQFRALWKDFNESVNLMASGEVVIQSMWSPAVTAVRTKGIPCVFQPLKEGYRAWAAGFGIPRTLTGRKADAAYEFINWFLDGWAGAYLNRQGYYSAVLETAKAKMEAYEWAYWMEGKPAAKDIKSPTGDLLAKAGSVRDGGSYEARMGGIACWNSIMDENQYMVQKWNEFVAA, from the coding sequence ATGAGCGATCAACAACGTGCGGCCGGCACCTCGCGCCGCCAGATCCTGAAGATGGCCGGCGCCGCCGGCGTCGGCCTGGCCGGTTTCCCCTACGTGCACGCGCAGGAGAAGATCACGCTGCGCTACCTCGGCACCGCGGTCAACCAGGACCGCCGCATCGCCGAGAAGTTCGAGGCCGACACCGGCATCAAGATCCAGTACATCGCGGTGACCACCGACGACGTCACCAAGCGCGCGGTGACGGCGCCGAACTCGTTCGACCTGATCGACACCGAGTACTTCAGCCTGAAGAAGATCCTGCCGACCGGCAACCTGCTGGGCATCGACACCAAGCGCATCAAGAACGCCGACAAGATCACCACGCTCTTCACCAAGGGCGAGGTCGGCGGCAAGAAGGTCGGCGACCAGGGCACGGCGCCGAAGAAGGTGATGTACCTGGACAAGCCCGACGCGAAGACCTTCTCCGCCGCGCCGACCCAGTACATGACGCTGATCCCGACGGTCTACAACGCCGACACGCTGGGCATCCGCCCCGACCTGATCAAGCGCCCGATCGAGAGCTGGAAGGAACTGCTGAACCCCGAGTTCAAGGGCAAGGCGGCGATCCTCAACATCCCGTCGATCGGGATCATGGACGCGGCGATGGTCGTCGAGGCGATGGGCCTCTACAAGTACCCCGACAAGGGGAACATGACCAAGAAGGAGATCGACCTCACGATCAAGACGCTGATCGAGGCCAAGCGTGCCGGCCAGTTCCGCGCGCTGTGGAAGGACTTCAACGAGAGCGTCAACCTGATGGCCTCGGGCGAGGTCGTGATCCAGTCGATGTGGTCGCCGGCGGTGACCGCGGTGCGCACCAAGGGCATCCCCTGCGTGTTCCAGCCGCTGAAGGAAGGCTACCGCGCCTGGGCCGCCGGCTTCGGCATCCCGCGCACGCTGACGGGCCGCAAGGCCGATGCGGCCTACGAGTTCATCAACTGGTTCCTCGACGGCTGGGCCGGCGCCTACCTCAACCGCCAGGGCTACTACAGCGCAGTGCTGGAGACCGCCAAGGCCAAGATGGAAGCCTACGAGTGGGCCTACTGGATGGAAGGCAAGCCCGCCGCCAAGGACATCAAGAGCCCCACCGGCGACCTGCTGGCCAAGGCCGGCAGCGTGCGCGACGGCGGCAGCTACGAAGCGCGCATGGGTGGCATCGCGTGCTGGAACTCGATCATGGACGAGAACCAGTACATGGTGCAGAAGTGGAACGAGTTCGTGGCCGCGTGA
- a CDS encoding ABC transporter permease, with translation MAAERRPRPASFWFLALFFCAFVLFLYGPMFAIFVLSFQGPEGGLTFPLRGVSLHWFRQLWEGIGTVDIGAAFRRSLALGAVVMVLTVALSLAAGLAYRKRLPGGTALFYVVVASLIMPSIVVSLGIGLMFRLLDGALHGWLEAHAPSLAEGFVSTLGLFSSGLGAQLTWTLPFGLLIMFAVFNRFNPAYEEAARDLGATPRQSLQHVVLPLIGPSLVGIGMFGFTLSWDEIARSSQAMGDLNTLPLELQGLTTTVTTPVIYALGTVTTVVSFVVVGTTLAVVWAWRRRGGGA, from the coding sequence ATGGCCGCCGAACGCCGACCGCGCCCCGCGAGCTTCTGGTTCCTCGCGCTGTTCTTCTGCGCCTTCGTGCTGTTCCTCTACGGCCCGATGTTCGCGATCTTCGTGCTCAGCTTCCAGGGCCCCGAAGGCGGGCTCACCTTCCCGCTGCGCGGCGTCTCGCTGCACTGGTTCCGCCAGCTCTGGGAAGGCATCGGCACGGTGGACATCGGTGCCGCGTTCCGGCGCTCGCTGGCGCTGGGCGCGGTGGTCATGGTGCTGACGGTGGCGCTGTCGCTGGCCGCGGGCCTGGCCTACCGCAAGCGCCTGCCAGGCGGCACGGCGCTGTTCTACGTCGTCGTCGCCAGCCTGATCATGCCGTCCATCGTCGTCTCGCTGGGCATCGGGCTGATGTTCCGGCTGCTCGACGGCGCGCTGCACGGCTGGCTGGAGGCGCACGCGCCGTCGCTGGCCGAAGGTTTCGTCAGCACGCTGGGGCTGTTCAGCTCGGGGCTGGGCGCGCAGCTGACCTGGACGCTGCCCTTCGGCCTGCTGATCATGTTCGCCGTCTTCAACCGCTTCAACCCGGCCTACGAGGAAGCAGCGCGCGACCTCGGCGCGACGCCGCGCCAGAGCCTGCAGCACGTGGTGCTGCCGCTGATCGGCCCCAGCCTGGTCGGCATCGGCATGTTCGGCTTCACTTTGTCCTGGGACGAGATCGCGCGCTCCTCGCAGGCGATGGGCGACCTCAACACCTTGCCGCTGGAGCTGCAGGGCCTGACGACGACGGTCACGACGCCGGTCATCTACGCGCTGGGCACGGTGACGACGGTGGTCTCCTTCGTCGTCGTCGGCACGACGCTGGCCGTCGTCTGGGCCTGGCGCCGGCGCGGAGGCGGCGCATGA
- a CDS encoding lysophospholipid acyltransferase family protein — MRAGWLARSALYWAWLTLTVAPWATVLLLASLVAPKRVCYRICVGWVTLAIRSARVICGVAWRVHGIENVPTRADRYSAVVLAAKHQSTWETFALPMLMPHPIAYVFKRELLWVPFFGWALARLDMIHIDRSRRAEAWNKVAKQGRRLFDLGNWVIMFPEGTRTPRGTQGAYKTGAARLAVTAGVPIVPIAVAAGRCWPARSMLLRPGLVEVSIGAPIDSTGRQPDELMREVEAWIEAEMHRLDPEAYAPKPAAQPAQGLDRGDA; from the coding sequence ATGCGCGCCGGCTGGCTGGCGCGCTCGGCGCTGTACTGGGCCTGGCTGACGCTGACCGTCGCGCCCTGGGCGACGGTGCTGCTGCTGGCTTCGCTGGTCGCGCCCAAACGCGTCTGCTACCGCATCTGCGTCGGCTGGGTGACGCTGGCGATCCGCAGCGCACGCGTCATCTGCGGTGTCGCCTGGCGCGTGCACGGCATCGAGAACGTGCCGACACGCGCCGACCGCTATTCGGCCGTCGTGCTCGCCGCCAAGCACCAGTCGACCTGGGAGACCTTCGCGCTGCCGATGCTGATGCCGCATCCGATCGCCTACGTCTTCAAGCGCGAGCTGCTGTGGGTGCCGTTCTTCGGCTGGGCGCTGGCGCGGCTGGACATGATCCACATCGACCGCTCGCGCCGCGCCGAGGCCTGGAACAAGGTCGCCAAGCAGGGTCGGCGCCTGTTCGACCTGGGCAACTGGGTGATCATGTTCCCCGAGGGCACACGCACGCCGCGCGGCACCCAGGGCGCCTACAAGACCGGCGCCGCGCGCCTGGCGGTCACCGCCGGCGTGCCCATCGTGCCGATCGCCGTGGCCGCCGGCCGCTGCTGGCCGGCCAGGAGCATGCTGCTGCGGCCGGGGCTGGTCGAGGTCTCGATCGGCGCACCCATCGATTCGACCGGTCGCCAGCCCGACGAGCTGATGCGTGAAGTCGAGGCCTGGATCGAGGCCGAGATGCACCGCCTGGACCCCGAGGCCTACGCGCCGAAACCCGCCGCCCAGCCGGCCCAGGGCTTGGACCGCGGCGACGCGTAG